TTAATCAGAATTCAATAACACCCTCCGACTTGTTAATTATAATTAATAGTCTGGAAGAAAAGCTAAATGAAAGAAAAATATTTGTTGAGGAAAAACCTGAAATAGTTGAAGCGTTTTCATTAAATGAAAATGCTTTATCTGAAAGGCTTTCCAGCGTATTCGAACATCAATCGGAAAAAGCACGAGCGCATGATATTGATTGCTTGCAGGCTATTTTCCAATTAAGAGGGGGGAGAAAGCAAGACTATCTCGATAGATGCAAAGCAATCTTTATAACAACAAATGCACAGTTGGCTAGAATCTCAACCTTATTTTTTAATGAACAATACGGACATTCTAATGCATCATTATGCATGGGGGACCATGTATTCACATCTTTGGTTTGGATGAAATCTGTCAAAAAGACAGCTGATCTTCCTAAGGATAGATTGGTTGCTAACTGCTATTCAGCGCTTCTACCTTCAGATTCATTGTGGTCAGATTATATTAGTGAAGTAAACCGACTCAAAGATAAGGGAAAAATAAACGAGCACGATTATCATGTTTTGATCCACAGTATGGCAGCAAGAGACCAGTTAATGGATCAAGCGTTTTCATCAGATGAAAATATGTTTGGTTCCGTTAATACGATATTAGAGAAAGCAAAAAAGATATATACAGAAGAGTTAGGGGCTAGGTTGGAGCATGCTGAAAATGAGGTGGAATATCAGACTAAGAAAATGGATAGAATTATTGACATAGTTTCTCTTGCTGTTTACCGTATAATCTTGTTTTCGATTATAGGGTTATGGGTGTTACTGCTGGGCTACGCTCTAATGTATACAAGCCCTGATTCTATCAGTGATATCCGGGGGGTTGATATTAAGTCACTGGTGTTTTTGGTATTACTTGTAGTGACAATATTGAACCTAATATTTGGTTTCAAACTAATCGATTTTTGCAAATCGTTAGCAAGGAAATTTGGCAGGAAGACAGCTGTAAGGATCCGTAATTTTATAGACAACACGTAACGAATAAGGTTGGATCGTCTGGAATTAAAGGGTCCAGGTTCGATTTAATTTCAGGTAGACCCCCACTACGAAAAAGGAGAATTAAATTGATTGCAGCGTGCGACGGTTGCCAACAACTATTTGATCAAGAACTAAAGACTATAAACGCGAAAGAATGGAATTCTCGCGTATGCAAGGTAAGCGTGAAGAAGTCTTACGACTGCAATAAAGCTGATTGTGATTATTCACTCGATGGCGAGTGTTGTGTTGAATTTCAATTTTGTGAGTCTTGCTTAAACAGTAAAACGGTTGATAACTGTTTTATGAATTTTTTAGATATATGACGACTTAAAAGCTTCTAATTCTTTTCTGGCTTGATGACCTTCTTGCTTAAAATACTGTAGTAAGATTAAAGGGGTCTGCAATTAAAGGGGTTTGGATGGAATTATTTTCCCGGCACCGAATCAACCCGCAATCAACCGCCTAACGATGGCATTCAGCCGAGCGCGCGAATAGCGCGCCGGCTGATGCTGTCGTTAGCCAGAAGAGCCTCCTCGGAATTTGCCGCATTGAAACTTAATTGGGATACCAAGAAAGCCGCATCCAATTTGCGCAAGCACGGCGTCTCTTTTGAGGAGGCGGGAACGGTGTTCGGTGATCCAATGGCGCTCACATTTAATGACCCAGATCACTCTATAGGTGAGAGGCGCCTCCTTACATTTGGCGTCACGAGAACCACCAAATTCTTGATCGTATGTCACACGGAAGAGGCAGGCGTCACCAGAATCATTAGCGCTCGCCAGATGAACAAGCGTGAGAGAAAGATCTATGAAGAAGGCTAAGCCAAAAGACGATGACATGCGTTTGGAGTACAAGCGCGAGGACTTAGGAGTCGGTGTGCGGGGCAAATATTATCAGTCCTACATCGAGTCTCACAATCTTGTCTTGCTAAAACCGGAAGTCGCGGAGGCTTTTCCTTCCGAGGAAGCTGTCAATGATGCTCTGCTATCTCTCATCAGGATAGCGAAGGCATCAACTGGCCTAACAAATGGCTCAGCTCCGACCCAAAACCGCGCACCAAGCTCCGAGTAAACTTGAAGCTCCGTGCCAGCGCGGTTTTGGGCCGGCTAGCCAAAGCGTTATGCCGCTTAATCAAGTTCGTTGAGCCAATCAGGAACTTAAAAAATAATGAAACTTGAGTGGGATCCAAGAAAAGAAGAAATCAACATCCAAAAACACGGCATTACATTTGAGCAAGCATCATATGTTTTTGCCGACCCATATGCGCTTGACAAGTATGATGAAGAGCATTCACAGGATGAAGACAGGTGGTTGTTGCTTGGAAAATCAATGAATGAGGTTATACTTGTTGTAGTGCATACATTTAAAGATCTAGACGGCGTAGAGCTGGTAAGAATTGTCAGCGCACGCAAAGCAACTAAAAATGAAAGTGAAGAATATCAAAGAAGGCATCCAAAATGAAAGATGAATATGATTTTAGCGGTGCAGAACAAGGTAAATTCTATAGACCGATAGAGGAGTTCGATATACCAATTTATCTTGATAAAGAAGTAAAAGAGTTTTTTATAAATACGCTACAGTTTAAAGGGCAACAGCTCTCACTAAACCAGGTCATTAATTCGTTGATCAAGAAAGATATAGAAATTTCAAAACAATTAAGCAGTGAAGGCGTAACGAAAGCATAAACTCGGACCCAGCAGAGTCGCGCTCGTTCCTCACGCAACTTTGCTGGGCCGGTTATGCCGAACGTTAGTCCGCTGTGGGTCGGAAGCCACCCCAGGACTGAGGTCGAACCGCTTGCAAATTTTCCGCATTTTTGACACCACCTTCTTGCAGCACTTATCGGCCATCTTCAGTCACTGGACTCTCGGTCAGGAGCGTCTGCTCAATTCGACAAACCGGAAATGGACTCCTGATGAATCCAAGCGGGTGACGCATTTTCTCAATGGATACCGGTTGAGGGAGCGAACGCTGGGCGCCGGGGCAACTGGCGGTGAGATGACCTAGGCGGCTGGCCTGGGGATATCGGAGGCAACTTGGCCGTTGGTCGTCAGGCGCAGGTGCGCGTCGGGCGGCAGCAGCTCCTCACCTGTAACGAGAAGACTGCCAGCAGTCGGCCCATCGCCAGGGAAGAGCCGCCGCCAGTCCCGGTCTGGGCGGCCGATTGAGCCTGCTCGATCAGGTGCCTTTACCTGGGCTGACTTTCCGCGATTGCCCGGGGCGACAAGTGATCCGGAGCGCTTTCTCAGTGCGCCTTCGTAGCCGCGCGATGCTTAAACAGCAGCAGACAGGCTACGATGAAGACGACCAGCGCCAAGGATGCAGAGTAGCGGCTCAAGTCGAGTCCGCCGGCGGCCACTGGCTTGTCGAGCAGGTCGCCGAGCACGGCTCCCAGCGGCCGAGTCAGGATGAAGGCCAACCAGAACAGCAAGGTCCGTGAGATTTTGGTCTTGTAATACGCCAGTGCTAAGAACGCCAGCATGGCGCCGAAGATGAGTGCGCCGCCTTCATAGCCGAGGCCGGCGGTGTCTGCGGTCCAATCACCCAGGGCCGTGCCCAAGGTCTGGGAAAACATGATGGTCGTCCAATAGAGCCAGGGGTGAAATCTCTTGGCCTGTTGTTGGTCGGTGGTTGGCGCCGTTGCCGAGGCGCCCAGGTGCAGCCAGCGCTCGGGGATGCCACCGTAGGCCGTCAGAAAGATCCACTCGCCCGCGATTCCACGGCCACGGACCTTCTCAAGCAAGTCCAGCGCGTTGCCGTCCGGCTGGTTCATGTCCGACAGCACCACCAGCGGCTCCAGGTTACCCTCCAGCAGCAAGCGCTCCGCCTCGCTCGAGAGATCAGGTTTACCCGGATGCCATTTTCAGGGCAAAACTGAACCGCCTAGCTGTCTTTGTGCACTACCGTGCAGATAGCGGCATTGATGTATGAGCCGACGGCCGCGCCTATTGATGTCGCGCACCGCCACCTGGCAGTGTCAGTGCAATGCCGCGAGCGCTGCCTCGGGAGCTTTGTCCAGGACGGTGAGCAGGGATTTGGCCGCGCCCGTGGGGCAACGCTTGCCCTGCTCCCAGTTGCGGATGGTCTCCAGCGGAACGTCAATGCGTTCGGCAAAGGCCGCCTGGCTCAACCCCAGACGCTTGCGCACCCGGCGCGCGAACTTGGCCGCATCCAGCATGGCGTCTGCCTCATCGGCCTCAATGTGCTGGGCAATGTCGTCCTCAGTGGTGGCATCGACCCGGCGCAGGTCGATGCGTCCCGGCACCATCGCCGCTGGGGCTGCGGGATCAAGTGTCATGCGTGCAGTAGTCATAGTGCTGGTTCTCGCGTCGGTTAGCTTTGCGTGCCGAGATGATGCGGATGACGTCCTGTCTGGGAGTGTAGACCAGCACGAACAAGCGCTGCTCGATTTGGCCCATGAGCTGGTAGCGCGCTTCACCATAGCTGTGGCGGGTATCGGCCTGAATCAGGCGATCCGGGTCAAGGAAGGCTCTGGCTGCGTAGGCGAAGTCGAAACCGCGCTCGCGAAAGCTCACGGAGCCTTTGTCACCAACCTCGTTGGCGATGAACTTCGCTATTGACCTCGATGCTCAGAAATTCGCCACCATTCCAGGAAGACCGCCAGATCCAGATGGCCCTTGACCACCAGCTTGATCGCCAGTGCCAACAGCACCAGCCCGATCACATCATTGACCACGCAGGCGCCAAGGTCATGCCCTTGTTTAGCCAGGCTTTATGCCAGAACGCCCGCCGCTCGGCTTCAACAGCAACAGCAATGGCGCCATGAGCAGGAAGCTAAGCGCAATCAGATCGAACACCTGGGTAAAGGCGAGCATCGCGGACTGGCGACTGAGTTCATTGGTCAAGAGCGCCGCCGTCGCGGGGTCGTTCAGGGGGAGCCCCTGCACCTTGAGCCAATGCTCCAGCGCGGGATTAAACGGGTTGACGTAACCGCCCAGCCGGTTCCATTCCGCCTGGCCGAAGCGCGCATACCAGGTCGCGGCAACTGAGACGCCGATGGAGCTGCCGACACTGCGCGCCAGGTTGTAGAGACCGGCGCCGGCGTCGGTTGCCGAGGCCGGCAGCGTGGCATAGGCCTGCGTCAAGATGTGGAGCTTAGACTCATGCCCCGAGGCGCAAGGCGACTCCTTGAACGCCCTGCCGCCCAGGCTCCACACCGCACAGGCCATGAAGGCAATGAGCAGCCTGCTAGAAGACCCAATTGCAATCGTTCGTTATCCGATCTTTTTTCTCCCCGCCTCGTTCGTTGTGCTGTCGCTGGCAACTTGGATCGGCGCGTCGCACCTGCAAGGGCTGCGGGCGCAGATCGCCGAGATACGCGAGGACTACCGCGTCGTTGAGGGGGCGACGCTAACGCTCCTGGCACTCATCATCGGGTTCACCTTCTCCATGGCGTTGGACCGCTATGACCAGCGCAAGAACCTGGAGTCGGATGAGGCCAATGCCTTCGGTACGGAATACCTGCGAGCCGATCTACTTCCGGACGCGGATGGGGCGCGTGCGCGTGAGCTGATGGTGAAGTACCTCGATCAACGCATCCTGCACTACCGCACGCGCGACGAGCAGTCCCTGGCGCAAATCAATTTCGAGACGAGCCGATTGCAGAGTGCACTTTGGGCTGTTGTGGTGAAGCCCGCCGAGGCGCAGCCTACCCCGATCATGGCGTTGGCGGTCGACGGCATGAACGACCTGCTCAACACCCAGGGTTATACTCAGGCAGCATGGGTGAACCGCATCCCGCTTGCGGCCTGGGCACTGATGGCGTCGATCGCGATGTGCTCCGCACTCTTGGTCGGCCTCGGTTCCGGGGGCACCCGCTCGCCGTCGCACGCCCACTTTATCCTGCCGCTCGTCATCTCCATCGCCTTCTTTCTCATCGCGGACATCGACAGCCCGCGCCGGGGAATGATCCAGGTCCAGCCCCAGAACCTAATGTCGCTCGCCGACTCACTGAAGATCCCCTGACCGCCGCCGGCGCGCCAACGTCAAAAAGACAGGCAGGAAGATCACAACGGGCTGCGAATGATTCGGGGACCAACGGGCAACCTGAGCTCATCTTGCGTTGTTCTAGACCGCCAATGAGGGGTTGATGATGGATAGCACGCTAAAAGGCACGATTCACCGTCAACGCGAGGCAATCGCGAGGACGCTGCACGAGCCCATCGCGCAGACCGCAGCTGCTTGTGTTGCGGCCTGGAGTGATCGTGGGCAGCTCAACGACGTCTTAATGGATTGCTGCCGACACATCCCCTCCTGCGGTGCGCTGTTTGTCGTGGATCGTGCAGGCCGGCAGATTAGCGACACCATCAGCGCAGCTGGAGCCGAACCGGCGGACTTTGGGCGTGATCGCTCGACGCGTCCCTACATGCGTGAGGCCGTTCCGGCGTGGGGCTTCCTGCTCTCGGATGCCTATGTCGGGCTCGTGTCGCATCGCCCATCGCTGACGGCCTTGCACGTCGTCCGCCGCGACTGGGAACTGCTGGGTTATGTTGGTGCGACCTTCAATCTCAAAGATTTGCCGGTGACGGCGAAGCTCTACGAGGACCTTCCACACTGGCTCCAGATCAAAGGCGACCCATCGATTCGCAAC
Above is a genomic segment from Thiorhodovibrio litoralis containing:
- a CDS encoding BrnT family toxin — encoded protein: MKLEWDPRKEEINIQKHGITFEQASYVFADPYALDKYDEEHSQDEDRWLLLGKSMNEVILVVVHTFKDLDGVELVRIVSARKATKNESEEYQRRHPK
- a CDS encoding bestrophin-like domain, producing the protein MNALPPRLHTAQAMKAMSSLLEDPIAIVRYPIFFLPASFVVLSLATWIGASHLQGLRAQIAEIREDYRVVEGATLTLLALIIGFTFSMALDRYDQRKNLESDEANAFGTEYLRADLLPDADGARARELMVKYLDQRILHYRTRDEQSLAQINFETSRLQSALWAVVVKPAEAQPTPIMALAVDGMNDLLNTQGYTQAAWVNRIPLAAWALMASIAMCSALLVGLGSGGTRSPSHAHFILPLVISIAFFLIADIDSPRRGMIQVQPQNLMSLADSLKIP
- a CDS encoding PDC sensor domain-containing protein; translated protein: MMDSTLKGTIHRQREAIARTLHEPIAQTAAACVAAWSDRGQLNDVLMDCCRHIPSCGALFVVDRAGRQISDTISAAGAEPADFGRDRSTRPYMREAVPAWGFLLSDAYVGLVSHRPSLTALHVVRRDWELLGYVGATFNLKDLPVTAKLYEDLPHWLQIKGDPSIRNTVLLQTRVESPIDQNLDQVLSVIEELLVDRGMFQGVVHFSSSRATVWTVDDPFRYRILDHEALSDPDICLVYPSRAYSAEAVIPQASISPILNALKELRLMDDTFYLRSASLNLFNGMISLTFSCDGTHYMRYDEFLEKNLTFWVGNGTA
- a CDS encoding BrnT family toxin, which encodes MSFRERGFDFAYAARAFLDPDRLIQADTRHSYGEARYQLMGQIEQRLFVLVYTPRQDVIRIISARKANRRENQHYDYCTHDT
- a CDS encoding efflux MFS transporter permease, giving the protein MTQAYATLPASATDAGAGLYNLARSVGSSIGVSVAATWYARFGQAEWNRLGGYVNPFNPALEHWLKVQGLPLNDPATAALLTNELSRQSAMLAFTQVFDLIALSFLLMAPLLLLLKPSGGRSGIKPG
- a CDS encoding COG4705 family protein; its protein translation is MLLEGNLEPLVVLSDMNQPDGNALDLLEKVRGRGIAGEWIFLTAYGGIPERWLHLGASATAPTTDQQQAKRFHPWLYWTTIMFSQTLGTALGDWTADTAGLGYEGGALIFGAMLAFLALAYYKTKISRTLLFWLAFILTRPLGAVLGDLLDKPVAAGGLDLSRYSASLALVVFIVACLLLFKHRAATKAH
- a CDS encoding BrnT family toxin, whose product is MLSLARRASSEFAALKLNWDTKKAASNLRKHGVSFEEAGTVFGDPMALTFNDPDHSIGERRLLTFGVTRTTKFLIVCHTEEAGVTRIISARQMNKRERKIYEEG
- a CDS encoding helix-turn-helix domain-containing protein; this encodes MTTARMTLDPAAPAAMVPGRIDLRRVDATTEDDIAQHIEADEADAMLDAAKFARRVRKRLGLSQAAFAERIDVPLETIRNWEQGKRCPTGAAKSLLTVLDKAPEAALAALH